GGATACCCTTCGCAATTACCAGCGGAGCAACACGGTCTTTCGCATCCCCTCATCCACCCTTTTTCCGAGTTCGACCGGCTGGATCCACGGGACCAACTCGTTCGAGGACCGCGCCAAGGCCACCCGGTTAGCCCTCCCATCCAATGCGGAGAACGCGACGGTTGAGGAAATCCTGGTGACCTTTATCCATAAGGGAAATAACGTCACCACCGAAGAGTATGCCGTCGAGATCTTTGATGTCGACCCGCTCACCGGCGGCCCGGGAACGCTCCTCGGCGGCCAGATTTTTAGTTACGCTTTCGTCGATGCCGACGAAGACCTCGGCACGCCGGCGGTTACGACCATCCATGTGCTGGACAACCCCATTCCGGTGTCCGACGACTTTTTCCTCGTCGTCGATTTTGGCACCTACGGCTCGGCCGTCTACGAAAGTATCGCGATCGCTTCGACCGATTTCCTGGGGCGGTTCGTGGCGGAAGACTGGGAACAGCTCGCCAGCGGCGGCTGGATCAACATGTCCACCTCCTGGCTGTCGGACGCGGATGACGGCTGGCTGATGTGGCTCGATGCTGTCGTGCGCTACGACGCGCAGTCCAACAACCCTCCGACCATCACCCACACCCCCATCACCTCAGCCACCGCGGGAGAGGACCTGACCATCTCCGCCACAATTAGCGCCACCGGCGGCACGTCGTTGGCGCTGGTCGCTTATGCCCAGGGCAGCAACTCGGCCACGCCGCCGTTGCTGACGATGAGCAACACGGGTGGCAATGTGTGGCAGGCCACGATTCCGGGCACCGACGTCAACCTGCGGGGCCTGCGATACGCCATCGGCGCGGCGGATGGGAATGGTGTCACGGCGAATACGGCAGACTTCAACGTCCGCGTAAGCGATGACGAGGGGCTCTCCCAACCGATCTCCGTGACCGGCTCCACGGAGTCCGCCTACCGCCTCGTGTCGATTCCCGTCGTGGCGAACAATACCACGCCGGCTGCCGTCCTCCAGGACGACCTCGGCAACTACGACCCATCCAGCTGGCGGCTCTTCGGCCTGAACGCCGACCAGTCCTACGGCGAATTCCCCAACTCAGGCGCCATGGCCCCGGGCGCCGCGTTCTGGCTGGCGAGCAGCGAGGCCGGCCGGGAGATCACCACCGGACCCGCAACATCGGTCTCCCTCGCCGGCGAGTACGCGATTCCGCTGAATCCGGGGTGGACTTTCGTAGGCACGCCCTTCAACTTCCCGGTCAGCCGGCCGCAGCTACGGCTGGCATCGGGCGGCACGGTGGACATCCGAACCTTTACAGGCTCGTGGAGCGCCTTCACCGGCTCAATGCAGCCGTTTGTCGGGTATGCCGTGGCGTCCGTGGCATCGGACCAGCTGCTCGTGGCGCCGTTTACGGCCGATGTGCTGGCGCGGTTCGATGGCGAGCCGGCGCCGGCTCGCGCGCTCCCGACGGCAAAAACGGAGGCGGAGGTCGACTGGCAGATCCATATCCAGGCTCGATCCACCCATGCGCAGGATACCGACAACTACGCCGCTCTCTCCGCGTCGTCCAGCCCGCGCTGGGATGCCCTCGATCGTCCCGAGCCGCCGGTCATCGGAGCGTACGTTTCGCTCTATTTCGGTCGACAGGACTGGGACGTGCCCTTCCGGCGTTTCAGCACCGACGCCCGCCCGTTTGGCGCCGGCCAGGTGGAATGGACGTTTGAGCTGAGCACGTCCGTCGACGAACCCATCCAGCTAACGTTCGACGGGCTCGAATCGGTCCCCGAGGACCTGGAGATCTGGCTCCTCGACCGCCTGCTGCATACTCACATCAATATCCGCCGGCAGCCGGCCTATACGGTGGCCGGCTCTCCCGAGGCGTTCGCCGATCGGTTCTCACTCCTGGTGGGTGAGCCGGACGTGTTGGCGGCCACGCTGGCGGGTGCCCGTGAACTCCCTGAATCGATGACCATCGAGAGCTTCCCGAATCCCTTCCGCACGTCCACCTCGATCCGTTTCGGCCTGCCGGCCGACGATGTGGTGACGCTCAAGGTATACGATCTACTCGGAAAAGAGGTGGCCACGCTGCTCTCCCGCTCGGCTGCGGAGCGGGGCTTTCATTCGATTATCTGGGATGGACAGAACCAGGCCGAGCTGCCGGTGCGGTCGGGGATGTATCTCTATGTGTTGGAGTCCCAAACCACCCGTGTTACGGGGCGGACCGTAGTGCTCCGATAACGCTCACCGCCCCCCAAACACGACGCTGAACCGCGCCCAGGCCACCACCGGCTGGCCGTTAAACGTCGCCGGCGCGAACCGCGCCTCGCGCAGGGCCCGCACGACTTCCTCGTCGCACCCCCCGCCAATGCCGTTCACCACCCGGGCCGTCACGAAGCGGCCGTTGGCATCCACCAGATACTGGACGGTCACGCGCCCCGTTATGCTGGCTTGCGACGCCGCGAACGGGTAGCGGATCGCCCGGCGCATCGCTGGCTCCTCCACCACCGCCACCGGCGTGTCCGGCGCCACGAAATACCCCTCCCCATCCGTCACCTTGCCGATCCGCACCTTCAGCGAGTCCGCGATTTCCCGCTGGCGTGCATCGTCCTGGAGCTGCGTCTCGATGGTGGCGAGCTGCGTCGCCACGTACGCGTCGGTGGGTTCGATGCGCTGGGCGGACTGGTACAGGTGGAGCGCGGCTGCGTAAAAGCCGAGCCGGATGAGGCTGTCCCCCTGCGCCCGGTAATAGGTGTACTGCTCCCGCCGGATCTGTGCCGCCAGCACTTCGGGGGAGACAGGCGGTGGCGCCGCAACGGCCGGCTCTGGTTCGGGCTCAGGCTCTTCGGGCTCTGGCGCGACACGCTCCGCCACAGCGGGCGCTTCGATTTCGGGGACAGGCTCGGGCAGCACGTCTCGGGCTGGTATTTCGCGCGACACCGCTTCACGGGTGGGTGCTACTTCTGGGGCCGCCGGCTCATCGACCACCGTTTCAGTCACAGACTCGATCACAGCGGCGATCGGTTCGGGCTCGTACAGGTCGAACTCGACCCCCTCATCCTCTGCCAGCGCTTCCGCGGCGGGAATCGCCGCCGCAAGGCTATCAACCGTCGTAGCCGCCATCAGCGGGGCCACGACGGCCGGCGCGGCCTGCGCTTCCGGGATCGATCCCCCCGGATCCGACGCCATCAGCCGCTGCGCCACGCCCGGCGCAAAGAACACGCCCCCGATCACCCCGATCATGGCCAGGAAGACGATGGCGAGGATGCTGCCGACGAACACCTGCTGCCACTTGACCATCTTCACGACGAGCAGCTCCAGTTCGTGCTCGCGACGCGGTTCTCGGCTCGATTCGCGGGCCGGCGAAGCAGGCTCCCGGTCGTGGCCGTTGGAAAGGGCGTAAGAGGGGGGCTGGGAAGAAATGATGTCGGATGATTCGCGTGGCATGGGACGTTCCGCCTTTTGGGTAGATGAAAGGATTGGGGCGGAGGGTTCGGATCGTTCGTAAGGCGTGGCGGCGACCAGCTCGATGTCGCTGTGCCAGAGGGCATCGCTGCTGGCTTCCTCGAGGTCGATGCCCACGTGGAGCATCGGGCGGGCGGCGCTCGGGCGGAGCCGGCGCGTGCCCACCTCGGCCAGCAGCGCCCCGAACGCGTCCGCCGTGGCCGGCCGGTCGGCCGGGTGGAACGCCATCGCCCGTTCCAGGACGCCCCTCAACTCGGCTGATAATCCGGACGCCCGGTGCAAGGCCGTCTGGATGCGGCCGGCCTCCGAGGGAATCGTAATCGCCGGCGGCACCCGCCCCGAGAGCATGAACAGCAGCGTCGCGGCACAGCCGTAGACATCCCACCAGGGACCGTCCGGTGCGTCGCCGCCCGCGAGTTCGGGCGGCGAGAAGCCCGGATGCAGCGCCTCGTCGACCGCCTCGCACCGGCGGGCGAGTTTGAAGCGGGCCGACTGAAAACCGAGCAACACCGCCGGGCCGGCCACCGTCATGTAGATCGACTTCGGGGTGATGCCGGCGTGGAAGAGCCGGCGGGCGTGGCAGGCTTCGAGGGCGCCCAGCACCCCCTGGACGACGGAAATCGCATCTTCCTCCCCGATCCGGCCCTGGTGCTGGCGGATGTAGGCGGCGAGCGACGCGCCGGAGACGTACGCGTTCACCCGGTACACCGTGCCGTTTTCCTTGAACTGGTCGGTGCACGTCACCACGCCGGCGTGGCGGATGTCCATCAACAGCGCCCCCTCGGCCAGGTAGGCCCCGAGGCCATACTCAAACAGGCGCGGATCGTTTACTTCTAGCGTGGCGCCGTCGCGCCCGCGTTGGGCGAGGCGGAGCGGGTAATACTCGCGCACCACCACCTCGCGCTCCGCCTGGAGGTCCCACGCGAGGTAGTTGACATCAAACGGACCCACGTCGCCGAGTACGCTCTGGACGGCATACCGCCCATGCAAGATACTTCCGTTGGAAAGGATCATGACCTGCTGAGATGTATCGAAAAGCCGTAAACGCTGGCGCCTGCTCCCGAAAGGCACGAATGGGATGGCGAAAGGATGGCATCAAGGTACGGGGGGAAGCCCCGGTTCGGAGTCGGCTATTTCACTAATTGCTTACGGTGCCGCTGGCGCATACGGCGCTTGCTTTTGGCGCAGACGAGCCATTGCATAAGCCGACAAAAGTGTATCTTGCGCTCCACCCGCCACCCTACCCGCCCTCATGTTCGACACGTCCACCCTCAAAATCGCCGGCGGCCTCGCCATCCCGATGCCCGCGATGGCCCGCGTCCGGCAGACGTTCGACGTCCACCGCCTGCCCGATCTACCCGGAGCCGTGCGCGAGCAGGTGCTGCTGCCGGACATCCGCCGGCGGATTATTCCCGGCGCCTCCATCGCCGTCGGCGTCGGCAGCCGCGGGGTCGCGAACCTGGAAGAGCTGGTCCGGGCCCTTGTCGGCGCCCTGAAAGAAGCCGGCGCCCGCCCCTTCGTCTTCCCCGCCATGGGCAGCCACGGCGGCGCCACGGCCGAGGGGCAGACGCGGGTGTTGGCCGACTACGGCGTCACCGAGGCCCGCGTCGGCGCGCCCGTCCGCGCGACCATGGATACCGTGGAAATCACCCGCATGCCCGACGGCACGGTGCTCCACATGGACCGCCTCGCCCACGAGGCCGATGGGATCGTGCTCATCAACCGCATCAAGCCCCACACGACAGTCCGCGGCCCCATCCAGAGCGGGGTGATCAAGATGATGGTGATCGGGATGGGGAAGATCGCCGGCGCCAGCATCATGCACACGGATCATGGGATGGATCGCTTCGCCGAGGTGCTGCCGCAGGCCGCCGCCTGCCTGATGGAGCGTATCCCGTTCCTGTTTGGCATCGGCGTCGTGGAGGACGCGTACGACCACACCGCCCACATCGAGGCCCTCCCCCCCGAAACCCTCCTCACCCGCGAGGCCGCACTGTTAACCCTCGCGACGGCCTACATGCCCCG
This is a stretch of genomic DNA from Rhodothermales bacterium. It encodes these proteins:
- a CDS encoding T9SS type A sorting domain-containing protein, which translates into the protein DTLRNYQRSNTVFRIPSSTLFPSSTGWIHGTNSFEDRAKATRLALPSNAENATVEEILVTFIHKGNNVTTEEYAVEIFDVDPLTGGPGTLLGGQIFSYAFVDADEDLGTPAVTTIHVLDNPIPVSDDFFLVVDFGTYGSAVYESIAIASTDFLGRFVAEDWEQLASGGWINMSTSWLSDADDGWLMWLDAVVRYDAQSNNPPTITHTPITSATAGEDLTISATISATGGTSLALVAYAQGSNSATPPLLTMSNTGGNVWQATIPGTDVNLRGLRYAIGAADGNGVTANTADFNVRVSDDEGLSQPISVTGSTESAYRLVSIPVVANNTTPAAVLQDDLGNYDPSSWRLFGLNADQSYGEFPNSGAMAPGAAFWLASSEAGREITTGPATSVSLAGEYAIPLNPGWTFVGTPFNFPVSRPQLRLASGGTVDIRTFTGSWSAFTGSMQPFVGYAVASVASDQLLVAPFTADVLARFDGEPAPARALPTAKTEAEVDWQIHIQARSTHAQDTDNYAALSASSSPRWDALDRPEPPVIGAYVSLYFGRQDWDVPFRRFSTDARPFGAGQVEWTFELSTSVDEPIQLTFDGLESVPEDLEIWLLDRLLHTHINIRRQPAYTVAGSPEAFADRFSLLVGEPDVLAATLAGARELPESMTIESFPNPFRTSTSIRFGLPADDVVTLKVYDLLGKEVATLLSRSAAERGFHSIIWDGQNQAELPVRSGMYLYVLESQTTRVTGRTVVLR
- a CDS encoding TonB family protein; this translates as MILSNGSILHGRYAVQSVLGDVGPFDVNYLAWDLQAEREVVVREYYPLRLAQRGRDGATLEVNDPRLFEYGLGAYLAEGALLMDIRHAGVVTCTDQFKENGTVYRVNAYVSGASLAAYIRQHQGRIGEEDAISVVQGVLGALEACHARRLFHAGITPKSIYMTVAGPAVLLGFQSARFKLARRCEAVDEALHPGFSPPELAGGDAPDGPWWDVYGCAATLLFMLSGRVPPAITIPSEAGRIQTALHRASGLSAELRGVLERAMAFHPADRPATADAFGALLAEVGTRRLRPSAARPMLHVGIDLEEASSDALWHSDIELVAATPYERSEPSAPILSSTQKAERPMPRESSDIISSQPPSYALSNGHDREPASPARESSREPRREHELELLVVKMVKWQQVFVGSILAIVFLAMIGVIGGVFFAPGVAQRLMASDPGGSIPEAQAAPAVVAPLMAATTVDSLAAAIPAAEALAEDEGVEFDLYEPEPIAAVIESVTETVVDEPAAPEVAPTREAVSREIPARDVLPEPVPEIEAPAVAERVAPEPEEPEPEPEPAVAAPPPVSPEVLAAQIRREQYTYYRAQGDSLIRLGFYAAALHLYQSAQRIEPTDAYVATQLATIETQLQDDARQREIADSLKVRIGKVTDGEGYFVAPDTPVAVVEEPAMRRAIRYPFAASQASITGRVTVQYLVDANGRFVTARVVNGIGGGCDEEVVRALREARFAPATFNGQPVVAWARFSVVFGGR
- a CDS encoding DUF362 domain-containing protein; the encoded protein is MFDTSTLKIAGGLAIPMPAMARVRQTFDVHRLPDLPGAVREQVLLPDIRRRIIPGASIAVGVGSRGVANLEELVRALVGALKEAGARPFVFPAMGSHGGATAEGQTRVLADYGVTEARVGAPVRATMDTVEITRMPDGTVLHMDRLAHEADGIVLINRIKPHTTVRGPIQSGVIKMMVIGMGKIAGASIMHTDHGMDRFAEVLPQAAACLMERIPFLFGIGVVEDAYDHTAHIEALPPETLLTREAALLTLATAYMPRICFDDIDVLVIDRIGKEISGSGFDPNIAGRNSRGVTGFDRPRVQKVVVLDLTDQTHGNATGVGMADVITRRLLNRVDFNSTYANVITSAYLDGAAIPLVMDTAEDAVRLAVKTLLRVKPEHARIVRIADTLSLAEIHASEPLLAEARRHPNLTVVSDPAPMRWG